The following proteins are co-located in the Camelina sativa cultivar DH55 chromosome 12, Cs, whole genome shotgun sequence genome:
- the LOC104731834 gene encoding DNA mismatch repair protein MSH4, producing the protein MEDDGGERSSFVAGLIENRAKEVGMAAFDLRSASLHLSQYIETSSSYQNTKTLLRFYDPTVVIVPPNKLAADGMVGVSELVDRCYSTVRKVVLARGCFDDTKGAVLIQNLAAEEPLAPGLDTYYKQHYLSLAAAAATIKWIEAEKGVIITNHSLTVTFNGSFDHMNIDATSVENLEIIDPFHNALLGTSNKKRSLFQMLKTTKTVGGTRLLRANLLQPLKDIETINTRLDCLDELMSNEQLFFGLSQVLRKFPKETDRVLCHFCFKPKKVTEAVLGFDNTRKSQNMISSIILLKTALDALPLLAKVLKDAKCFLLTNVYKSVCENDKYASIRKKIGEVIDDDVLHARVPFVARTQQCFALKAGIDGFLDIARRTFCDTSEAIHNLASKYREEFNLPNLKLPFNNRQGFFFRIPQKEVQGKLPSKFTQVVKHGKNIHCSSLELASLNVRNKSAAGECFIRTETCLEALMDAIREDISALTLLAEVLCLLDMIVNSFAHTISTKPVDRYSRPELTESGPLAIDAGRHPILESIHNDFVSNSIFMSEATNMLVVMGPNMSGKSTYLQQVCLVVILAQIGCYVPARFATIRVVDRIFTRMGTMDNLESNSSTFMTEMRETAFIMQNVSNRSLIVMDELGRATSSSDGLAMAWSCCEYLLSLKAYIVFATHMDSLAELATIYPNVKVLHFYVDIRDNRLDFKFQLRDGTLHVPHYGLLLAEVAGLPNTVIETARTITSRITDKENKRIELNCVKHHEIHRIYRVAQRLICLKYSSQTEDSIRQTLQNLRDSFIEQRL; encoded by the exons ATGGAAGACGACGGGGGAGAGAGATCGAGCTTCGTCGCCGGCCTCATTGAGAACAGAGCCAAAGAG GTCGGGATGGCTGCTTTTGACCTAAGATCGGCTTCACTGCATCTATCTCAGTATATAGAGACGAGCAGCTCATACCAAAACACGAAGACGCTATTGCGTTTCTATGATCCAACTGTGGTAATCGTTCCTCCCAACAAATTAGCAGCTGATGGCATGGTTGGTGTATCAGAACTGGTGGATCGATGTTATAGCACTGTTAGGAAG GTTGTGCTTGCCCGTGGCTGTTTTGATGATACTAAG GGTGCTGTATTAATACAAAACTTGGCTGCAGAAGAACCTTTGGCTCCTGGTTTAGACACTTACTATAAGCAGCATTATCTCTCATTGGCTGCTGCTGCAGCTACGATCAAATG GATTGAGGCGGAAAAGGGTGTGATAATCACCAACCACTCACTGACT GTAACTTTTAATGGATCGTTTGATCACATGAACATCGATGCAACTAG TGTTGAGAATCTGGAAATCATTGATCCATTCCATAACGCACTTTTGGGCACTAGCAACAAAAAGAGGAGTCTGTTCCAGATGCTCAAGACAACAAAAACAGTTGGCGG GACTAGGCTTCTTCGAGCCAATTTGTTGCAGCCTCTGAAAGATATTGAAACTATTAACACTCGCCTGGATTGCCTG GATGAGTTGATGAGTAATGAACAACTATTCTTTGGGCTCTCACAGGTTTTACGTAAATTTCCTAAAGAGACTG ATCGAGTTCTTTGTCATTTCTGCTTCAAGCCAAAGAAAGTCACAGAAGCGGTCCTAGGTTTTGATAATACCAGAAAGAGCCAAAACATGATTTCAAGCATCATCTTACTTAAGACTGCATTGGATGCTTTGCCTCTACTTGCTAAg GTTTTAAAGGACGCAAAGTGTTTTCTCCTTACCAATGTTTATAAGTCTGTGtgtgaaaatgataaatatgcTTCCATCAGAAAAAA AATTGGGGAggttattgatgatgatgttctcCATGCACGGGTTCCTTTTGTTGCCCGCACACAGCAGTGTTTTGCTTTAAAAGCCGGAATTGATGGATTTTTGGATATTGCAAGGAGAACCTTTTGTGATACTAGTGAAG CAATACATAATCTGGCGAGTAAGTATCGTGAGGAATTCAACTTGCCAAATCTAAAACTCCCTTTCAACAACAGGCAAGGCTTCTTTTTCAGAATTCCTCAGAAGGAAGTTCAGGGAAAACTTCCAAGCAAATTCACTCAG GTTGTAAAACATGGGAAAAATATACATTGTTCGAGTCTGGAACTGGCTTCT TTGAATGTCAGGAATAAGTCTGCCGCTGGAGAGTGTTTCATTCGAACGGAAACATGCTTGGAAG CACTGATGGATGCGATAAGGGAAGATATCTCTGCCCTCACACTCCTAGCAGAAGTCTTATGTCTCCTAGATATGATTGTTAATTCATTTGCTCATACAATATCCACAAAGCCAGTGGATCGATACTCTAGACCTGAACTAACAG AAAGTGGCCCACTGGCAATTGATGCTGGAAGGCATCCCATCCTAGAAAGCATACACAACGACTTTGTT TCTAATAGTATCTTCATGTCAGAAGCAACCAACATGTTGGTAGTTATGGGTCCAAACAT GAGCGGAAAGAGCACATATCTCCAACAGGTGTGTCTAGTAGTCATTCTCGCTCAGATTGGCTGCTACGTCCCAGCTCGCTTTGCAACTATAAGGGTGGTTGACCGCATATTTACAAGAATGGGGACAATGGATAACCTTGAGTCGAACTCAAGCACG TTTATGACAGAGATGAGAGAGACCGCTTTCATAATGCAGAATGTCTCCAACAG GAGTTTGATAGTCATGGATGAACTCGGGAGGGCGACTTCTTCCTCAGACGGGTTAGCAATGGCATGGAGCTGCTGCGAGTATCTCTTATCCCTGAAAGC GTACATAGTATTTGCAACCCACATGGATAGTCTCGCTGAGCTAGCAACCATCTATCCAAATGTAAAGGTTCTTCACTTTTATGTAGACATCAGAGACAACCGCTTAGACTTCAAG TTTCAATTGCGAGATGGAACCCTACATGTTCCACACTATGGCCTTCTATTAGCCGAAGTGGCTGGTCTGCCTAATACAGTGATTGAAACAGCTAGGACCATAACCTCAAGAATCACAGACAAG gaaaataaaagaatagagCTAAATTGTGTGAAGCACCACGAAATACATAGGATCTACCGAGTTGCTCAAAGGTTGATATGCTTGAAATACTCTTCACAGACAGAAGACTCAATTCGTCAAACTCTCCAAAATCTAAGGGACAGTTTCATCGAACAAAGGCTCTAA
- the LOC104731836 gene encoding uncharacterized protein LOC104731836, which yields MADVKDSGAITRYGIVGIGMMGREHLINLHHLRDQGLAVVCIADPHPPSQLLAIELAQSFNWELKVFSGHEELLKSELCDVIVVSSPNMTHHQILMDIIDYPKPHHVLVEKPLCTTVADCKQVLEAAKKRSDMVVQVGLEYRYMPPVAKLIEKVKGGDFGNVKMVAIREHRFPFLVKVNNWNRFNVNTGGTLVEKCCHFFDLMRLFAGSNPLCVMASGGMDVNHKDEVYDGKVPDIIDNAYVIIEFDNGCRGMLDLCMFAEGSKNEQEISVTGDIGKGEALVPEGIVRFGSRAEGRENVQTIKAEDERIKYEGLHHGSSYLEHLTFLSAIRGEGRAAVDLEDGLMAVAIGVAAQLSIEERRYVTIDEVM from the exons ATGGCGGATGTTAAGGACTCAGGAGCGATTACCAGGTATGGAATCGTAGGGATCGGTATGATGGGAAGAGAACATCTCATCAATCTTCACCACCTCCGTGACCAAGGCCTCGCCGTCGTTTGTATCGCCGATCCTCACCCTCCCTCACAGCTCCTTGCCATTGAACTCGCTCAATCCTTTAATTGGGAACTCAAG GTTTTCTCAGGACACGAAGAGTTGCTCAAGAGTGAGCTGTGTGACGTGATTGTTGTGTCTTCTCCAAATATGACTCATCATCAGATTCTTATGGATATTATCGATTATCCAAAACCACATCATGTTCTTGTTGAGAAGCCTTTATGCACCACAGTTGCTGATTGCAAACAg GTTCTGGAGGCTGCAAAGAAAAGGTCAGATATGGTTGTGCAAGTTGGTTTAGAATACAGATACATGCCGCCTGTAGCTAAGCTAATAGAAAAAGTTAAAGGTGGAGATTTTGGTAATGTCAAGATGGTAGCAATCCGCGAACATAGGTTCCCTTTCTTGGTTAAG GTGAATAACTGGAATAGATTCAATGTGAACACTGGAGGGACCTTAGTGGAGAAATGCTGCCACTTCTTTGATCTTATGAGGCTCTTTGCTGGTTCGAATCCTCTATGTGTGATGGCTTCTGGAGGCATGGATGTGAACCACAAGGATGAAGTTTATGATGGAAAG GTTCCTGATATAATTGATAACGCTTACGTTATAATTGAGTTTGACAATGGATGTCGTGGGATGCTTGATCTTTGTATGTTTGCTGAAGGAAGCAAAAACGAGCAAGAAATATCTGTTACTGGTGACATTGGAAAG GGGGAGGCACTTGTTCCAGAGGGCATAGTTCGATTTGGCAGTCGTGCAGAAGGAAGAGAAAACGTTCAAACGATAAAAGCTGAGGATGAAAGAATAAA ATATGAAGGGTTGCATCACGGGTCAAGTTACTTGGAACACCTCACCTTCTTATCAGCAATCAGAGGTGAAGGAAGAGCAGCTGTTGATTTGGAAGATGGATTAATGGCTGTTGCCATTGGAGTTGCTGCACAGCTCTCCATTGAGGAGCGCCGCTATGTAACTATTGACGAGGTCATGTGA